The Siphonobacter curvatus genome includes a window with the following:
- a CDS encoding TIGR03364 family FAD-dependent oxidoreductase produces the protein MTKSAIIIGAGIVGLATARALALRGYQVSVFDRSERAVGASIRNFGMIWPIGQPEGALYERALRSRSIWTEVLQRSGCWYSQQGSLHMAYHADEWTILQEFKEASQPTRPLALLSPEQTRERSSVVRPAGLLGSLYSADEMIVDPRQAIGSIPSYLAEQYGVTFHWNTAISQITYPSVWSGKRQWSADEIYVCSGVDFETLYPEAFAEAPITKCKVQMLRLEAQNGDIGPSLCGGLSLIHYKGFLSAPSLPRLLERYQREKSEYMQWGIHVMASQNGLGEITVGDSHEYGLTFDPFDRTAVNALVLDYLRTFTTFLSYQIQQTWHGIYPKHSQGKTEWVTSPESGVTVINGLGGAGMTLSFGLCEAVVAGTYQPLEVVHS, from the coding sequence ATGACTAAATCTGCAATTATAATTGGAGCCGGCATCGTTGGTCTGGCTACCGCCCGGGCTCTGGCTCTTCGGGGTTATCAGGTAAGCGTTTTTGATCGCAGCGAACGGGCCGTCGGGGCTTCCATCCGCAATTTTGGTATGATCTGGCCCATTGGTCAACCCGAAGGAGCCTTGTACGAACGGGCACTCCGTTCGCGAAGCATCTGGACGGAGGTATTGCAGCGGTCCGGTTGCTGGTACAGTCAGCAGGGAAGCCTGCACATGGCCTATCACGCGGACGAATGGACAATATTGCAGGAATTTAAAGAAGCCAGTCAGCCGACCCGCCCGCTGGCCTTACTGTCGCCCGAACAAACCCGCGAACGTTCATCCGTCGTACGGCCTGCGGGACTATTGGGTTCCTTATACTCCGCCGATGAAATGATTGTCGATCCCCGGCAGGCCATCGGTAGCATTCCATCCTATCTGGCCGAACAGTATGGCGTAACTTTTCACTGGAATACGGCCATCAGTCAGATTACGTACCCCAGCGTCTGGTCCGGCAAACGGCAATGGTCTGCCGACGAAATTTACGTGTGCAGCGGCGTTGATTTCGAAACCCTGTACCCGGAAGCCTTTGCCGAAGCCCCCATTACCAAGTGTAAAGTACAAATGCTGCGGCTCGAAGCTCAAAACGGGGACATCGGTCCTTCCCTGTGCGGGGGCCTATCCCTGATTCACTACAAGGGCTTTCTCAGTGCTCCTTCGCTGCCCCGGTTACTGGAACGTTACCAGCGGGAAAAAAGCGAGTATATGCAATGGGGCATTCACGTGATGGCTTCACAAAATGGGTTAGGCGAGATTACGGTAGGCGATTCGCATGAATACGGCCTGACGTTTGATCCTTTCGACCGGACGGCGGTCAATGCCCTGGTGCTCGACTATCTGCGTACCTTCACTACCTTCCTCTCCTATCAGATTCAGCAGACCTGGCACGGTATCTATCCCAAACATTCGCAAGGTAAAACTGAGTGGGTCACCTCTCCGGAGTCTGGAGTTACGGTGATCAACGGTCTGGGTGGTGCGGGCATGACGCTTTCGTTTGGATTATGTGAAGCGGTGGTGGCCGGAACCTATCAACCCCTCGAAGTGGTGCATTCCTAA
- a CDS encoding helix-turn-helix domain-containing protein, with the protein MMIMEGAFLVEVSRRIKERRTNQRLTVQELADRAGVSKGLISQIENGRSIPSLPVLFQIIQSLNIEVGEFFEDLKLSEPVVLVQKKDSFEAFEKEDAHGFQYQRILTRSMAASTVDVVLLELAPHSQREEVRTEAFELKYILRGQVDYLINGQSYLLEAGDALFFDGRLPHLPRNTGRQSCQMLIVYFFDQR; encoded by the coding sequence ATGATGATTATGGAAGGAGCGTTTTTAGTAGAAGTAAGCCGCCGTATTAAAGAACGAAGAACCAATCAACGCCTTACGGTACAGGAGCTTGCCGATCGGGCAGGCGTTAGTAAAGGGCTGATTTCACAGATCGAAAATGGCCGTAGTATTCCTTCACTGCCGGTATTATTTCAGATCATTCAATCCCTGAATATTGAAGTAGGAGAATTTTTTGAAGATTTAAAACTTAGCGAACCGGTCGTACTGGTTCAGAAGAAAGATTCCTTCGAGGCCTTTGAAAAGGAAGATGCCCACGGCTTTCAGTACCAACGCATTTTAACCCGGAGTATGGCCGCCTCGACCGTCGATGTCGTGCTGCTGGAACTGGCTCCGCATTCGCAACGCGAAGAAGTGAGAACCGAAGCTTTTGAGCTGAAATACATTTTGAGAGGCCAGGTTGATTACCTCATCAACGGGCAGTCGTATCTCCTGGAAGCGGGGGATGCTCTGTTTTTCGATGGCCGCCTACCCCACCTGCCCCGTAATACCGGCCGGCAATCCTGCCAGATGTTGATTGTGTACTTCTTTGATCAGCGGTAA
- a CDS encoding SusD/RagB family nutrient-binding outer membrane lipoprotein: MKKILYSLVLLLSLGSCQKFEELEKNPNLPVQVPADLVLKDILMDMYEGTWNKDARYNQYYTVNYNYYGNNEYDWTTSDLRYTTLKNVLKMEEEAKKNLSTDKNAYAALGKFFRAYFWFWMTQRVGDVPLKDALQGEANITPRYDTQKDIYLQVLTWLDEANTDLGSLQAAGQATLPLKGDIYLNNSLNSWQKVVNAFKLRVLINLSKRTDDADLKVKTRFSEVVANPTKFPLFTGNADNLQFVYNAVYNKYPINPDNFGNDATRQEMSATHVELLKRYQDPRLFVTAEPAEAQLKKGVKATDFAAFIAPSPALSLDVMSTGANNGEYSFINRNRYYKGYTPEPTVILGYSEQSFNIAEAINLGWATGDAADYYQKGILANMDFFGIKNGTNTVVFEIRNAGVATSQSFTISFDPTAYLGQSLVKYAGNTTEGRKQILNQKYLAMFMTSGIEPFFNWRRTGYPDNFATQGAGIGTRGIPRRWQYPVSDRLYNETNYREALQRQFGSATQDNVKDELWVLK; this comes from the coding sequence ATGAAAAAGATACTCTATAGTCTGGTACTGCTGCTGAGCCTGGGAAGCTGCCAGAAATTCGAAGAACTCGAAAAAAATCCCAACCTGCCCGTACAGGTACCAGCTGATCTAGTACTGAAGGACATCCTGATGGATATGTATGAAGGGACCTGGAACAAGGATGCCCGGTACAATCAGTATTACACCGTCAATTACAACTATTACGGCAACAACGAGTACGACTGGACGACGTCGGATTTGCGGTACACGACGCTGAAAAATGTCCTGAAAATGGAAGAAGAGGCCAAGAAAAACCTCTCGACCGATAAAAATGCGTACGCTGCACTAGGTAAATTTTTCCGGGCCTACTTCTGGTTTTGGATGACCCAGCGGGTGGGCGATGTACCCCTGAAAGACGCCCTGCAGGGAGAAGCGAACATTACACCTCGCTACGATACGCAGAAGGACATCTACCTACAGGTGCTGACCTGGCTGGACGAAGCCAACACGGATTTGGGGAGTTTACAGGCCGCTGGTCAGGCTACGCTACCCCTGAAAGGTGATATTTACCTCAACAACAGCCTGAATTCCTGGCAGAAAGTGGTTAATGCGTTTAAACTTCGCGTACTGATCAACCTGAGTAAGCGTACCGACGATGCCGATTTGAAGGTAAAAACCCGCTTTTCTGAAGTAGTAGCTAATCCTACAAAATTTCCCCTGTTTACGGGTAATGCGGATAACCTGCAGTTTGTGTACAACGCCGTTTACAACAAATATCCCATCAATCCGGATAACTTCGGGAACGACGCGACCCGTCAGGAAATGTCGGCGACGCACGTGGAACTACTGAAACGCTACCAGGATCCGCGTCTGTTCGTAACCGCCGAACCCGCCGAAGCTCAACTCAAAAAAGGAGTGAAAGCCACGGATTTTGCGGCGTTCATAGCTCCGAGTCCGGCGTTGAGTCTGGATGTAATGTCGACGGGAGCCAACAATGGGGAGTACTCCTTCATCAACCGGAATCGCTATTACAAAGGTTACACGCCCGAACCAACGGTTATTCTGGGTTATTCCGAGCAATCGTTCAACATTGCCGAAGCCATTAACCTGGGCTGGGCAACGGGTGATGCCGCCGATTACTACCAGAAAGGCATTCTGGCCAACATGGATTTCTTTGGCATCAAAAATGGAACGAACACCGTAGTTTTTGAAATCCGGAATGCGGGCGTAGCCACGTCACAGTCCTTTACCATCAGCTTCGATCCGACGGCGTACCTGGGCCAGTCGCTGGTGAAGTATGCCGGTAACACTACCGAAGGCCGCAAGCAGATTCTGAATCAGAAATACCTGGCCATGTTCATGACCTCGGGTATCGAACCCTTCTTCAATTGGCGGCGAACGGGCTATCCCGACAACTTCGCTACTCAGGGAGCTGGCATTGGTACACGGGGTATTCCCCGTCGCTGGCAGTATCCGGTTTCGGATCGGTTGTACAACGAAACCAATTACCGCGAAGCTCTGCAACGACAGTTTGGTTCAGCCACGCAGGACAATGTAAAAGATGAACTCTGGGTATTGAAATAA